The following is a genomic window from Alkaliphilus sp. B6464.
CCAAATAGCCTATCTCCAGCATCTCCTAGACCTGGTATAATGTAAGCATGATCATTTAACTTTTCATCGATAGCAGCTACATAAATATCTACATCAGGATGCTGTTCTTGAATAGCAGCTATTCCTTCTGGACAAGAAACTAAGCATACAAGTTTAATACTTGAAGCTCCCCTGTCTTTAATAAATCTTATTGCAGCATTAGCAGATCCACCAGTAGCTAGCATAGGATCTAGTACAATTAGTTCTCTTTCATGAATATCTGTAGGTAGCTTTACATAGTATTCAACTGGCACCAATGTTTCTGGATCACGATATAGACCAACATGGCCAACCTTTGCAGCTGGTATTAACTCTAAAATACCGTCTACCATTCCAAGACCTGCTCTTAAAATTGGAACTATACCTAGTTTTCTACCACATAAAGTTTTAGCCTTCATTTTACAAACTGGAGTTTCTATTTCGATTTCTTCTAAGGAAAGATCTCTTGTAACCTCATATCCCATTAACATCGAAATCTCTTTTACTAATTCTCTAAACTCCTTAGAACCCGTATTCTTATCTCTAATTAAAGTTAATTTGTGCTGTATTAATGGATGATCAATAACAGTTACTTTACCCATATTTTTATTCCTCCTTAGTAAAATCCATGTGTTATTAAATTTCAATTACAGATTTGAGTATTTTCTCTCAATTTCAGTGATTTTATCAATTCTGTTTTGGTGCCTTCCGCCTTCAAACTCAGCTCCTAGCCATGTATCAACAATTTCTAAAGCAAGTCCAGGGCCTACAACCCTCTCACCTAGAGCTATAATATTAGCATTGTTATGTTGCCTTGTTGCCTTAGCAGAAAAACAGTCTCCAACTAAAGCACACCGTACTCCTGGTACCTTATTAGCAGCAATGGATATACCTATTCCCGTGCCACAAACCAATATTCCTCTATCAAATTCTTCAGCTACTACAGCTTCACCCACTGCCCTAGCAAAGTCAGGATAGTCTGTAGATGTAGTTGAATCCGTACCAAAATCCTTTATGTCAAATCCTTTTTCCTGTAGGTGTTTTTTGATAAGCTCCTTTAGTCCATACCCACCATGGTCGCTTCCTATTGCAATTTTCATATTCACACCCCCATTATTAATTTTAAATCTAAACTAAAACCGTCTAATGCTATTGCATCCACTCATGCCTCACTGAAATTTTTAACGTTCATTTAAAATTTCAAGTGCTTAGAGTATTCCTAACTTGCCATTCACTTATAAGTCTTCAATAATTAGAAAGTTTATACTTTAAACTTAAGGCAATTAAACATAAACCTAAGTTATATTCTACATTAATTTAAAAAATCCTTCAAACTTTATTTTATTTTTTCAACTAGTATTTGTAGATAATGTTCTATTTCTTTAGCACTTTCCCTATAGATATCTAAGGATTGTCCAAAAGGATCTTTTATATCATAATCACTATTTTGATAAGACAAATCCGATATAGAAAGCTTTTCTCTACCATATAAAGCATACTCCTTTAAAGTAAATACCTTATCCTTTGCCTTAGGGCACATATGTAATATTGACATCTTATGATTTAATGTCATAGTTAAAATTAAATCTGCTTCTTTAATTAATTTTGGAGTTAAGGGAGTGGATCGATGCTTCTCTATATCTATGTCTTTTTCCTTCAGCACTTTTATTGCATGTTGAGATGCATTATCTCCCTCCCATGCACATGTACCGGCAGAAATTACATTAATGCTTTTAAAGCTATTCTCTTCATTTTTTAGCATATGCTTAAATAACCCTTCTACCATACTACTTCTACAAGTGTTCCCTGTACATACAAATAAAATAGTCTTCATAAAGTTTGCCTCCTTATCAACTTTTTATCCTAAGTATTACTAAATCTCTAGTCTTATATATGAAATATTATTATTTTTATTTTAGCACAAATTAAGCCCTCTGTAGCTAATCAAACTATTAGAGGGCTTATATTTATCTGCTCATCAAATGACAAGCTACATGATGCCCCCTAGCTACCTGTTTAAAAACCGGTTCTTCTTCCTTGCAAATTTTCATACAATATCTACACCTTGTATGAAATCTGCAACCATTAGGCGGATTTTGTGGACTAGGAACATCTCCTTCTAAAATTATAGATTCCTTTTTCGCTCCTACCTTCGGTATAGGAATTGCAGAAAACAAGGCTTTTGTATAGGGATGAAGAGGATAACTATAAATTTCATCGCTAGTACTTAGCTCCACTAGTTTACCTAAATACATTACCCCTACTCTATCACTTAGATGTTTTACAACACTTAAATTATGGGCTATAAAAATATATGTTAAGTTAAATTCCTGTTGTAGCTCATTTAGTAAATTAAGTATTTGGGACTGTATAGAAACATCTAGGGCAGAAACAGGTTCGTCTGCAATTATAAGCTTAGGGTTAAGGGCTAAGGCTCTAGCTATGCCTATTCTTTGCCTTTGTCCACCACTAAACTCATGAGGGTAACGTATTAAATGAGAAGGATCTAAGCCAACAACCTTTAGCAATCCTTTAACTACGTCCTCTCTATCTTTACTGCCCATTTTAGGATGATGGATTTTAAAGGGCTGAGCTATAATATCCCTTACCATTTTTCTTGGGTTTAAAGATGAGTAGGGGTCTTGAAAAATCATCTGCATTTCCCGACGAAGCTTAACAAATTCTTTTCTTGGCATAGATAAAATATCTTTATCTTCAAAAGTTATGCTTCCAGCTGTGGCTTCTATAAGACGTAAAATAGTTCTTGCTGTGGTAGACTTGCCACATCCACTCTCTCCAACCAGACCTAGTGTCTCTCCCTTAAAAACTTGAAATGAAACATCGTCTACAGCTTTAACATAACCCTTAGTTGTTCCAAACATACCCCCTGTAATTGGAAAATATGTTTTTAATCCACTAACCTCTAAAAGCTTATCTCTCACTAGCTTTCCCCCCTTTCTCTCCTAAGCCAGCAAGCACATTTCCTACTTCCGTCTCCTAGAGAAATTAGCTCTGGTCTATTTTTCCTGCATATATCCACAGCATCCTTACATCTTGGGTTAAAGGCACATCCCTTTGGTAATTCGTCTAAGCTAGGTACCATCCCTTCTATAACGTGAAGGGTTTTCTTACCCCTATTATCTAATTGGGGTATTGAATTTAAAAGTCCTATTGTATAAGGATGCATAGGAGAGTCGAATATTTCCTCTACTGCTCCTTCCTCTACAATTTTACCTGCATACATAACTACTACTCTGTCGGCCATTTCTGCTACAACACCTAGATCATGGGTAATAAACATAATAGCTGTTCCGGTTTCTTTTTGCATCTTCCTCATTAAATCTAATATTTGAGCCTGCACTGTTACATCTAGAGCTGTAGTTGGCTCATCAGCTATTAAAACCATAGGATTACAGCTTAATGCCATAGCTATCATCACCCTCTGGCGCATCCCTCCGCTTAGTTGGTGAGGGTATTCCTTTACCCTTTTCTCTGGAGATGGTATACCTACCTTTCTAAGCATATTAATAGCTATTTCTATGGCCTCTGTTCTTTTCTTTCTCTGATGTATAATTATAGCTTCAGCAATTTGATCGCCAATTGTATAGACAGGATTGAGAGATGTCATAGGCTCTTGAAAAATCATCGCAATATCTTTTCCCCTAATTTTCCTCATTTCTTCATCTGTTTTAGGCAGAATATCTTCTCCACAAAATAAAATATTCCCTGCAACATATTTACCTGG
Proteins encoded in this region:
- the upp gene encoding uracil phosphoribosyltransferase, yielding MGKVTVIDHPLIQHKLTLIRDKNTGSKEFRELVKEISMLMGYEVTRDLSLEEIEIETPVCKMKAKTLCGRKLGIVPILRAGLGMVDGILELIPAAKVGHVGLYRDPETLVPVEYYVKLPTDIHERELIVLDPMLATGGSANAAIRFIKDRGASSIKLVCLVSCPEGIAAIQEQHPDVDIYVAAIDEKLNDHAYIIPGLGDAGDRLFGTK
- the rpiB gene encoding ribose 5-phosphate isomerase B, with product MKIAIGSDHGGYGLKELIKKHLQEKGFDIKDFGTDSTTSTDYPDFARAVGEAVVAEEFDRGILVCGTGIGISIAANKVPGVRCALVGDCFSAKATRQHNNANIIALGERVVGPGLALEIVDTWLGAEFEGGRHQNRIDKITEIERKYSNL
- a CDS encoding low molecular weight protein arginine phosphatase, encoding MKTILFVCTGNTCRSSMVEGLFKHMLKNEENSFKSINVISAGTCAWEGDNASQHAIKVLKEKDIDIEKHRSTPLTPKLIKEADLILTMTLNHKMSILHMCPKAKDKVFTLKEYALYGREKLSISDLSYQNSDYDIKDPFGQSLDIYRESAKEIEHYLQILVEKIK
- a CDS encoding ABC transporter ATP-binding protein; its protein translation is MFGTTKGYVKAVDDVSFQVFKGETLGLVGESGCGKSTTARTILRLIEATAGSITFEDKDILSMPRKEFVKLRREMQMIFQDPYSSLNPRKMVRDIIAQPFKIHHPKMGSKDREDVVKGLLKVVGLDPSHLIRYPHEFSGGQRQRIGIARALALNPKLIIADEPVSALDVSIQSQILNLLNELQQEFNLTYIFIAHNLSVVKHLSDRVGVMYLGKLVELSTSDEIYSYPLHPYTKALFSAIPIPKVGAKKESIILEGDVPSPQNPPNGCRFHTRCRYCMKICKEEEPVFKQVARGHHVACHLMSR
- a CDS encoding ABC transporter ATP-binding protein; amino-acid sequence: MDNNVLLEVKNLRTHFYTQDGIMPAVDGVSFKINRGETLCVVGESGCGKSVTAMSILKLVPTPPGKYVAGNILFCGEDILPKTDEEMRKIRGKDIAMIFQEPMTSLNPVYTIGDQIAEAIIIHQRKKRTEAIEIAINMLRKVGIPSPEKRVKEYPHQLSGGMRQRVMIAMALSCNPMVLIADEPTTALDVTVQAQILDLMRKMQKETGTAIMFITHDLGVVAEMADRVVVMYAGKIVEEGAVEEIFDSPMHPYTIGLLNSIPQLDNRGKKTLHVIEGMVPSLDELPKGCAFNPRCKDAVDICRKNRPELISLGDGSRKCACWLRRERGES